From Heliomicrobium modesticaldum Ice1, a single genomic window includes:
- a CDS encoding glycosyltransferase family 4 protein: MRIGIDARAAIWYRGTGIGTYTYQLCRHLYDLYDAAAPERLRLFWPGEEYRQLHITQEEVFRLVEQNRERFWEEVHIPQAIQREKIDLYHVPQNGIGLPASKACKLVVTIHDLIPYICPETVGRGYLRIFLEEMPRILERVDHIIAPSRCTACDLMQIAGVPEEKITVIYEAAEPIYRPLDKARARAFMQEKYGVSRPYVLYVGGFSPRKNLRLLIHAFHQVRRQLPEDYCLVLPGKQSKEFNDIEIMVTSRGLQEHVHFIGFVGVDDLPWIYNGASVFVYPSLYEGFGLPPVEAMACGTPTLVANVASLPEVAGDGALLFSPVRAGQLEELLFALLTDPALAAELGERGLRRAACFSWRQAALSTGEVFARLV; encoded by the coding sequence GTGAGAATCGGAATCGACGCCCGTGCCGCCATCTGGTACCGGGGAACGGGAATCGGAACATACACCTACCAGTTGTGCCGGCATCTTTACGACTTGTATGACGCCGCTGCGCCGGAGCGGCTGCGGCTATTTTGGCCCGGTGAAGAGTATCGACAACTTCACATCACCCAGGAGGAGGTTTTTCGCCTCGTCGAGCAAAACCGGGAGCGTTTTTGGGAGGAGGTGCACATTCCCCAGGCCATCCAGCGAGAAAAAATCGATCTCTATCATGTGCCGCAAAACGGCATCGGCTTGCCGGCAAGCAAGGCTTGCAAGCTGGTTGTCACCATTCACGATCTGATCCCTTACATCTGCCCTGAGACGGTCGGCAGGGGGTACTTGAGGATTTTTCTCGAAGAAATGCCGCGCATTTTGGAAAGGGTCGACCACATCATCGCCCCCTCTCGCTGCACCGCCTGCGACCTGATGCAGATCGCCGGGGTGCCCGAAGAAAAGATCACCGTCATCTATGAGGCAGCCGAACCCATCTACCGCCCTCTCGATAAAGCGCGTGCAAGGGCGTTCATGCAGGAAAAATACGGCGTCTCTCGCCCTTATGTGCTCTATGTGGGCGGCTTTTCACCCCGCAAGAACCTGCGGCTTCTGATCCACGCTTTTCATCAGGTTCGTCGCCAACTGCCGGAGGATTACTGTCTTGTCCTGCCTGGGAAACAGTCGAAGGAGTTCAACGATATCGAGATCATGGTCACAAGCCGGGGGTTGCAGGAGCACGTTCATTTTATCGGTTTTGTGGGGGTGGACGATCTGCCCTGGATTTACAACGGGGCAAGCGTATTCGTCTACCCTTCCCTATATGAGGGGTTCGGGCTTCCGCCGGTGGAGGCCATGGCCTGTGGAACACCGACGCTGGTGGCCAACGTGGCATCCCTGCCAGAGGTCGCCGGTGACGGCGCTTTGCTGTTTTCACCGGTTCGGGCCGGTCAATTGGAGGAACTCCTGTTTGCGCTGTTGACTGACCCGGCGTTGGCGGCAGAACTGGGGGAGCGGGGTTTGCGCCGGGCGGCCTGTTTCAGTTGGCGCCAGGCCGCGTTGTCCACCGGGGAGGTGTTTGCGCGCCTGGTCTAA
- a CDS encoding phosphodiester glycosidase family protein: MKSFFKNTALFIVINLLVGVIMGPLLLFYGPMPALRQMVVGSIVTSRHGFVAEWFLSTERIREILGPSEAEDIRTTPLSGFAVSKANNKGNDRIEVEDIQGYRFTGKVMIVHDPLRIKVAVSSKLGEAGETVPEMARREGAVAAINGGGFIDPNGQGNGAYPDGITVSRGQFISVIDEDQKENIIGITKKGQMIVGRYSARELRSMDISEVVTFGPPLVVNGRPTITSGDGGWGVAPRTGIGQRSDGSIIMVVIDGRQIGSIGATLRELQDLLLKYGAVTAGNLDGGASTTMVYNGKVINQPSSVFGIRYIPTSLVVLPTNQSKGGI, encoded by the coding sequence TTGAAATCATTTTTCAAAAATACTGCCCTCTTCATCGTCATCAATCTCCTGGTGGGCGTGATCATGGGACCGTTGCTCCTGTTTTATGGTCCTATGCCAGCGTTGCGGCAGATGGTGGTCGGTTCCATCGTGACGTCGCGCCACGGTTTTGTGGCCGAGTGGTTCTTATCGACCGAACGCATCAGGGAGATCCTGGGCCCGTCGGAGGCAGAGGATATCCGGACGACCCCGCTGAGCGGATTCGCGGTGTCCAAGGCCAACAACAAGGGCAATGACCGCATCGAGGTGGAGGATATCCAGGGATATCGCTTCACCGGCAAGGTGATGATCGTCCACGACCCCCTGCGGATCAAAGTGGCCGTGTCGTCGAAGCTGGGAGAAGCCGGGGAGACCGTTCCTGAGATGGCTCGGCGAGAAGGGGCGGTAGCGGCTATCAACGGCGGCGGTTTTATCGACCCGAACGGCCAGGGAAACGGCGCCTATCCTGACGGGATCACTGTCAGCCGGGGCCAATTCATATCTGTCATCGATGAGGATCAGAAAGAAAACATCATCGGCATCACCAAGAAAGGCCAGATGATCGTGGGCCGCTATTCGGCGCGGGAATTGCGCAGCATGGATATCAGTGAGGTCGTCACCTTCGGCCCGCCCCTCGTCGTCAACGGCAGGCCGACGATCACCTCCGGCGACGGCGGTTGGGGCGTGGCGCCTCGGACCGGCATCGGCCAGCGGTCCGACGGCTCGATCATCATGGTCGTCATTGATGGCCGCCAGATCGGTTCCATCGGCGCTACGCTGCGGGAACTGCAGGACCTGTTGCTCAAATACGGTGCCGTAACAGCCGGTAACCTTGATGGCGGCGCCTCGACGACGATGGTCTATAACGGCAAGGTGATCAACCAACCGTCGAGCGTCTTTGGTATCCGCTACATCCCCACAAGCCTCGTCGTCTTGCCTACGAATCAGTCCAAGGGAGGAATATGA
- a CDS encoding helix-turn-helix domain-containing protein, with translation MDDENQKGEWKTLADVSDHLKVPRERVMAWVLAGDLAAVDLDGSGEYRIRQEELTDFLRRQQERTNLAVEKTRRKIEEEAIVLSGLYDWLQQDNASLAALYKTMDDCLLQVIDQFKSQYDNARSSGEISRARAFQDGLLEVYARWEKPKQAYQQWLLSQERRWQVFIAQLGPMMESDGVLLTPADPFLAINMSDSNDDSQGTILENRRRHRDFYQALYLWTKRENNTLREHYERMERCISKMVDAMQDMAKKASKNMEFERGQAFQEASTIIYQQWEHSRSQYNQWLLGFHERWLTCQATVKLELAKYRQQQDE, from the coding sequence ATGGACGACGAGAACCAAAAAGGTGAATGGAAGACGCTTGCCGACGTATCGGATCATTTGAAGGTTCCCCGCGAGCGGGTGATGGCCTGGGTCCTGGCAGGCGATCTGGCGGCGGTCGACCTTGACGGATCGGGCGAGTACCGGATCCGCCAGGAGGAGTTGACCGACTTTCTCCGACGGCAGCAGGAAAGGACCAACCTCGCTGTCGAAAAGACCCGCCGCAAGATCGAGGAAGAGGCCATCGTCCTGTCCGGTCTCTACGACTGGCTGCAACAGGATAACGCCTCCCTGGCTGCGCTGTATAAGACCATGGACGATTGCCTGCTGCAGGTGATCGACCAGTTCAAGAGCCAATACGACAACGCCCGGTCCTCCGGGGAGATATCGCGGGCGCGGGCTTTTCAGGACGGACTGCTGGAGGTGTATGCCCGCTGGGAAAAACCGAAGCAGGCCTACCAGCAATGGCTGCTGTCCCAGGAGCGTCGCTGGCAGGTCTTCATCGCCCAGTTGGGCCCCATGATGGAGTCTGACGGGGTGTTGCTGACGCCCGCGGATCCCTTCCTGGCCATCAACATGTCTGACAGCAACGATGACAGCCAAGGTACGATCCTCGAAAACCGTCGCCGCCACAGGGATTTTTACCAGGCCCTCTACCTCTGGACAAAGCGGGAGAACAACACCCTTCGAGAACACTATGAGCGCATGGAACGCTGCATCAGCAAGATGGTCGACGCCATGCAGGATATGGCCAAAAAGGCAAGCAAGAACATGGAGTTCGAACGGGGTCAGGCCTTTCAGGAGGCGTCGACGATCATCTATCAGCAATGGGAACACAGCCGCTCCCAGTACAACCAGTGGCTGCTCGGTTTTCACGAACGCTGGCTCACCTGCCAAGCCACGGTGAAGTTGGAATTGGCAAAGTACAGGCAGCAACAGGATGAATAG
- a CDS encoding threonine/serine exporter family protein: MALLLDLALSFIVTAAFGVLQQLPTCTLLPAGILGVVGRSIYLGVNAQGQSPVMGSFLGAVAIAVLAEALARWQKMPVIVYVVASFIPLVPGLIIYESMGVLLQGEYTRGIALATQAGLIAVAIAAGLAIVSSVARFYNRLYHR; this comes from the coding sequence ATGGCCCTCTTGCTCGATCTAGCCCTGTCCTTTATCGTGACGGCCGCCTTCGGGGTGCTTCAGCAACTGCCGACCTGCACTTTGCTCCCCGCCGGGATCCTCGGCGTTGTCGGCCGGTCGATCTATCTCGGCGTCAACGCCCAGGGCCAGTCTCCCGTCATGGGGTCCTTTCTCGGCGCTGTCGCCATCGCGGTGCTGGCCGAGGCGCTGGCGCGGTGGCAAAAGATGCCTGTCATCGTCTATGTAGTCGCCAGTTTTATTCCCCTCGTTCCCGGCCTGATCATATATGAATCGATGGGCGTCCTTTTGCAGGGTGAATATACGCGGGGGATCGCCCTGGCCACGCAGGCAGGCCTGATCGCCGTCGCCATCGCCGCCGGGTTGGCCATCGTCTCTTCTGTAGCCCGCTTTTACAACCGCCTTTATCATCGGTGA
- a CDS encoding TerC family protein has translation MELLSQLSGITLSDFSDPAFWMAVGSIILVDLILSGDNAILIAMACRNLPPELRTKGIVWGTAGAIGLRMILGALIIYLLKVPLLQAAGALLLIWIAIKLLIQENDHGDVAGPERLWQAVKTIIIADAVMSLDNVLAVAGVSHGKPGLLWFGLLVSIPLVVYGSRLFLTLIDRFPLILYGGSGILAWSAGKMLIHDPLVFAFLKKASLSPLLLEEKLVAAVVTAIVLGLGWYLNERQKKKTALEEA, from the coding sequence TTGGAATTGCTCAGCCAACTCAGCGGCATCACGCTTAGCGACTTTTCTGACCCCGCCTTCTGGATGGCCGTCGGCAGCATCATTCTCGTCGACCTGATCCTCAGCGGCGACAACGCCATCCTGATCGCCATGGCCTGCCGCAACCTGCCGCCGGAACTGCGCACGAAAGGCATCGTCTGGGGGACAGCTGGCGCCATCGGCCTGCGGATGATCCTCGGCGCCCTGATCATCTACCTCCTGAAGGTGCCCCTCCTGCAAGCCGCCGGCGCGCTCCTGCTCATCTGGATCGCCATCAAGCTCCTGATCCAGGAGAACGACCACGGCGACGTGGCCGGTCCGGAGCGCCTCTGGCAAGCCGTCAAGACGATCATCATCGCCGACGCAGTCATGTCCCTCGACAACGTCCTCGCCGTCGCTGGCGTCTCTCACGGCAAACCGGGCCTGCTCTGGTTCGGTCTCCTTGTCAGCATCCCCCTCGTCGTCTACGGCAGCCGCCTCTTCCTCACCCTGATCGACCGCTTCCCCCTGATCCTCTACGGCGGCTCCGGCATCCTGGCCTGGTCGGCCGGTAAAATGCTGATCCATGACCCGCTGGTCTTCGCTTTCCTGAAAAAAGCCAGCCTGTCGCCCCTTTTGCTGGAGGAAAAGCTGGTCGCCGCCGTCGTCACGGCGATTGTCCTGGGGCTCGGCTGGTATCTCAATGAGCGTCAAAAGAAAAAAACGGCTCTAGAAGAAGCCTAG
- a CDS encoding acetyl-CoA hydrolase/transferase family protein, producing the protein MLSQRLRNESFKDRIMSAEEAAMLIEDGMTLGFSGFTPAGDAKAVPVALVERVKKEGKPFKINLFTGASISSKVDSLLSDAGIVNMRLPYQSDKGMRKNLNAGKVHYMDQHLSHTAELLRSGALPPVDVAIIEAVAITEEGHLVLSTAVGNSPIFAQMAHTIIVELNLAQPLALEGIHDIYMPAPHGEREPIPLKHPGDRIGTTTLAVEPDKIKAIVVTNQPDVNAAMAPADEETATMASHLINFLRQEVEAGRLGPNLAPLQSGVGSVANAVFYGFLDTDFTDLEVYSEVLQDAVFELMDAGKIKVASGCSLTISPAKHDEVLENLEKYRDRLVLRPQELSNNPEIARRLGLIAINTAIEVDIYGNVNSTHIMGTQMMNGIGGSGDFARNARLTFFCTKSTAKDGKISSIVPMVSHCDHTEHDVDVIVTEQGLADLRGLSPRERALKIIENCAHPVYKPQLMAYYEEALQRGGHTPHVIEKALSWHAKFIKEGTMTA; encoded by the coding sequence ATGCTCTCGCAGCGCTTGCGAAACGAGTCTTTTAAAGATCGGATTATGTCTGCCGAAGAAGCCGCCATGCTGATCGAAGACGGCATGACACTCGGATTCAGCGGTTTCACGCCGGCCGGCGACGCCAAGGCGGTTCCTGTCGCCCTGGTTGAGCGCGTAAAAAAGGAAGGCAAGCCTTTCAAAATCAACCTCTTCACCGGCGCGTCCATCAGCTCGAAAGTGGACAGTCTGCTGTCTGACGCCGGCATCGTCAATATGCGCCTGCCCTATCAGTCTGACAAAGGGATGCGCAAGAACCTCAATGCCGGCAAGGTCCACTACATGGATCAGCACCTCTCTCATACGGCTGAACTCTTGCGCTCCGGCGCGCTGCCGCCTGTGGATGTGGCGATCATCGAGGCTGTTGCCATCACCGAAGAAGGCCACCTGGTCCTCAGCACCGCCGTCGGCAACAGCCCCATCTTCGCCCAAATGGCGCACACCATCATTGTAGAACTGAACCTGGCCCAGCCGCTGGCCCTGGAAGGCATCCACGACATCTATATGCCGGCGCCCCATGGCGAGCGCGAACCGATTCCCTTGAAACACCCTGGTGATCGCATCGGCACGACTACCCTCGCCGTCGAACCCGATAAGATCAAGGCTATCGTCGTCACCAATCAGCCTGACGTGAACGCCGCCATGGCGCCGGCTGATGAAGAGACGGCCACCATGGCCAGCCATCTGATCAATTTCCTGCGTCAAGAAGTGGAAGCCGGCCGCCTTGGCCCCAACCTGGCACCTCTTCAGTCCGGCGTCGGCTCTGTCGCCAACGCTGTCTTCTACGGTTTTCTCGACACTGATTTCACCGACCTGGAAGTCTACTCGGAAGTACTCCAGGACGCTGTCTTCGAATTGATGGACGCCGGCAAGATCAAGGTGGCTTCCGGCTGCTCCCTCACTATCTCACCGGCTAAGCATGATGAGGTGTTGGAAAATCTAGAGAAGTACCGTGACCGCCTGGTCCTGCGGCCGCAGGAACTGTCCAACAACCCTGAGATCGCCCGCCGCCTCGGCCTGATCGCCATCAACACGGCTATTGAGGTCGACATCTACGGCAACGTCAACTCGACCCACATCATGGGCACCCAGATGATGAACGGCATCGGCGGTTCCGGCGACTTCGCCCGCAACGCCCGCCTGACCTTCTTCTGCACCAAGTCCACCGCCAAAGATGGCAAGATTTCCAGCATTGTGCCCATGGTCTCCCATTGTGACCACACAGAGCATGACGTCGATGTCATCGTCACTGAGCAAGGCCTGGCCGACCTGCGCGGCCTCAGCCCCCGCGAGCGCGCACTGAAGATCATCGAAAACTGCGCCCACCCCGTGTACAAGCCTCAACTGATGGCCTACTACGAAGAGGCGCTTCAGCGCGGCGGCCATACGCCCCACGTGATTGAGAAAGCCCTCTCCTGGCACGCCAAGTTCATCAAAGAAGGCACTATGACGGCCTGA
- a CDS encoding carbon-nitrogen family hydrolase, with protein sequence MKVGLLQFNVCSGDRKANVETVARYMAEAREACPDVLVLPEMWTTGYDWVNLAALADDGESFGALLACWAKETGATIVGGSSPVGANGRYANTLYAYTPEGERILSYEKVHLFGMMGEERHLAAGSSTGNFCIGAVPCGAVICYDLRFPEWIRKTVLAGCEILFIPAQWPLSRLDHWRILLQARAIENQCYVIACNRTGRDEQGVAFAGHSMVIDPWGVIAVEAGEEEGWIWGEIDRDKVERVRRKMTVFADRRLDLYDFCHCPS encoded by the coding sequence TTGAAAGTCGGACTTTTACAGTTTAACGTATGCAGCGGCGATCGGAAGGCGAATGTAGAGACGGTAGCGCGGTATATGGCAGAGGCCCGAGAAGCGTGTCCGGATGTGCTGGTTCTTCCAGAGATGTGGACGACAGGTTATGATTGGGTCAACTTGGCCGCGCTGGCTGATGACGGCGAATCATTCGGCGCTCTGCTTGCCTGTTGGGCCAAGGAGACGGGGGCGACGATCGTCGGCGGTTCCTCCCCCGTCGGCGCAAATGGACGTTACGCCAATACCCTTTATGCCTATACCCCGGAAGGGGAGCGGATCCTCTCCTACGAGAAAGTTCACCTCTTCGGCATGATGGGGGAGGAACGCCACCTGGCTGCAGGTTCCTCCACCGGCAACTTTTGCATTGGCGCCGTTCCCTGCGGCGCTGTGATCTGCTATGACTTGCGGTTTCCGGAGTGGATCCGCAAGACCGTGCTGGCCGGATGCGAGATCCTTTTCATCCCCGCCCAGTGGCCTCTCTCCCGCCTCGACCATTGGCGCATTCTCTTGCAGGCGCGGGCGATCGAAAATCAGTGTTATGTCATCGCCTGCAACCGTACCGGCAGGGATGAACAAGGCGTGGCTTTCGCCGGTCATTCCATGGTCATTGACCCGTGGGGGGTCATCGCCGTCGAGGCTGGCGAGGAGGAAGGATGGATTTGGGGGGAGATCGACAGGGACAAGGTCGAGCGGGTTCGCCGGAAGATGACCGTCTTTGCCGATCGGCGGCTGGATCTGTACGATTTTTGCCATTGCCCGTCCTAG
- a CDS encoding LysM peptidoglycan-binding domain-containing protein — MTLERIIGSGNGEWGQSGVELYLISLDLGCPDRDREQVGSVDAEMELLHVTRMDDEVRANIRLQVRAIMEPAVEGAGRRSDAGAGCRGACNGKGERSGDCPESLSLIEQEIPPGPKMFRQEQILVVQMPGPEDEHKGDDGDTYRLQEASALSILYIHPYWSEERLKVDLLLSVGLVTEEVPGSRNIRWMEQTVRIEGEGLPEEARVVAIAWRADHGDREATTELRTQLAYLSDEGDPMGILEKVTTFSDGILWLGEPRLTLNGSNWAIYGPAWLPLSQSLGAEAELAFGEVPAEEEGLQSGFGAIEPIPLGRSADLEPDAQAKEEIAATSDTESAIHGVAREGGVTVGNMAIGYGAVANGTVNDGTVHDDVVGEGDTDDVFAAGVVSDGMSLAQDEVDSALQEATVTLDQSEPFGPLSGIQALWPHDMEEMLGGAPIPELSPIPLQRFGDIGYDPAEHEREFQADPGHREWTEYPAPPGFDGVSEYPLPEADSPQDFHDQTAAAQDEGLAITMERETEGLGQGDSTELIGGFADYLDSTLYTAQYGEGFLYPDPSLATAMSEGTEEESEPASLWEETPAGSFDEVEAAPDIVAEAQTASIVAEADLPSIVAEADLPSIVSEADLPSIVAEADLPSIVAEADLPSIVSEADLPSIVAEADLPSIVADADLPSIVAEADLVSIVAEADLPSIAAEADLTPVEAEAEMLSVTEEAGTAVTEEMEATDSTAEAEAPLVPAEPVTPVLVEKVDPLFEAEEVETEFLESEVDTSTMGMEIAEYSSPTPLAGDLMDILPELAQDTPAEPPITQPLSIKTSLSGTPRITSRFRDRLGAGDGAPGKKIGPKEEPQPIPAVRRLARPLPNIPVAVNPAPEMSLRESKPRDIRRIQRPGDDLHKTAAAAKNPMTEKSDAKGNRKDGGWRFVVVGAGDTVSSIARRNRIPEEVVRSVNKLSTDDTLRAGQTLMLPRHWM, encoded by the coding sequence TTGACCCTGGAGAGGATCATCGGTTCCGGAAATGGGGAATGGGGACAATCGGGCGTTGAGCTATATCTTATCTCCCTCGATCTCGGATGTCCGGACCGGGACCGGGAGCAGGTGGGAAGTGTCGACGCGGAAATGGAACTCCTCCATGTGACGCGAATGGACGATGAGGTGCGGGCCAACATCCGCCTCCAGGTGCGCGCCATCATGGAGCCTGCCGTGGAGGGGGCCGGTCGCAGAAGCGACGCAGGCGCAGGCTGCCGAGGCGCCTGCAATGGCAAGGGAGAAAGGTCAGGCGACTGCCCGGAGAGCTTGTCCCTGATCGAGCAGGAAATTCCGCCGGGGCCGAAAATGTTCCGTCAGGAGCAGATACTGGTGGTCCAGATGCCGGGTCCGGAGGACGAGCACAAGGGTGATGATGGAGACACCTACCGGTTGCAGGAGGCTTCCGCCCTGTCCATTCTCTACATCCATCCCTATTGGAGCGAGGAACGGCTCAAGGTTGACCTGCTCCTTTCGGTGGGGCTGGTGACTGAGGAGGTTCCCGGCAGCCGCAACATCCGCTGGATGGAACAGACGGTCCGGATCGAAGGGGAAGGGCTTCCTGAGGAGGCAAGGGTCGTCGCCATCGCTTGGCGGGCCGACCACGGCGATAGGGAGGCGACCACAGAGCTTCGCACCCAACTGGCCTATCTTTCTGATGAAGGGGATCCGATGGGGATTTTGGAAAAAGTGACGACCTTCAGCGACGGGATCCTCTGGCTTGGGGAGCCCCGTCTGACCCTCAACGGATCGAACTGGGCCATCTACGGGCCGGCTTGGCTGCCGCTGTCGCAGTCGCTGGGAGCGGAGGCCGAACTTGCTTTCGGAGAAGTGCCGGCGGAAGAGGAGGGTCTTCAGAGCGGATTCGGGGCGATTGAGCCAATCCCCTTGGGACGAAGCGCTGATCTGGAACCGGATGCTCAGGCGAAAGAAGAGATCGCTGCGACGAGCGATACGGAGTCAGCCATCCATGGGGTTGCAAGGGAGGGCGGCGTCACTGTTGGCAATATGGCTATTGGCTACGGCGCTGTTGCCAATGGGACTGTTAACGACGGTACTGTACACGATGACGTTGTAGGCGAGGGAGACACAGACGATGTGTTTGCAGCCGGCGTAGTGTCAGATGGCATGAGTTTGGCTCAGGATGAGGTGGACTCCGCGTTGCAGGAGGCGACAGTCACGTTGGATCAATCAGAACCTTTCGGGCCTCTATCAGGCATCCAAGCGCTCTGGCCCCATGATATGGAGGAGATGTTGGGAGGCGCGCCCATTCCTGAGTTAAGCCCTATCCCATTGCAGCGCTTTGGGGATATCGGCTATGATCCGGCGGAACATGAACGGGAGTTCCAGGCAGACCCCGGTCACAGGGAATGGACCGAATACCCGGCGCCGCCCGGTTTTGACGGTGTGTCCGAATATCCCTTGCCGGAGGCTGATTCGCCTCAGGATTTTCATGATCAAACGGCGGCTGCCCAGGACGAAGGGTTAGCCATCACGATGGAAAGGGAAACAGAGGGTTTAGGTCAGGGCGACTCGACTGAACTGATCGGAGGATTTGCCGACTACCTTGACAGCACCCTTTATACAGCCCAATACGGGGAAGGGTTTCTATACCCCGATCCCTCGCTGGCAACCGCGATGAGCGAGGGTACGGAAGAGGAAAGCGAACCGGCTTCATTGTGGGAAGAGACGCCGGCGGGGTCCTTTGATGAGGTCGAAGCAGCGCCAGACATCGTGGCAGAGGCTCAGACAGCGTCTATCGTGGCGGAAGCGGATCTGCCGTCTATCGTGGCGGAAGCGGATCTGCCGTCTATCGTGTCGGAAGCGGATCTGCCGTCTATCGTGGCGGAAGCGGATCTGCCGTCTATCGTGGCGGAAGCGGATCTGCCGTCTATCGTGTCGGAAGCGGATCTGCCGTCTATCGTGGCGGAAGCGGATCTGCCGTCTATCGTGGCGGACGCGGATCTGCCGTCTATCGTGGCGGAAGCGGATCTGGTGTCTATCGTGGCGGAAGCGGATTTGCCGTCTATCGCGGCGGAAGCGGATCTGACGCCTGTCGAGGCAGAAGCGGAAATGCTGTCCGTCACTGAGGAGGCCGGGACGGCTGTTACGGAGGAAATGGAAGCAACGGACTCCACGGCGGAAGCTGAGGCGCCGCTCGTCCCAGCAGAACCGGTGACGCCGGTCCTCGTAGAGAAGGTAGATCCACTGTTCGAAGCAGAGGAAGTCGAGACCGAGTTCCTCGAATCGGAAGTGGATACGTCGACCATGGGGATGGAAATAGCGGAATACTCTTCTCCCACTCCTCTCGCTGGGGACTTGATGGATATCCTCCCTGAACTCGCTCAGGATACGCCAGCAGAACCGCCGATAACACAACCTCTTTCCATAAAGACATCCCTGTCGGGAACACCGCGCATCACCTCACGCTTCCGAGACCGGCTGGGGGCGGGCGATGGGGCGCCGGGGAAAAAGATCGGTCCCAAGGAAGAGCCCCAGCCGATTCCTGCGGTGCGCCGCCTGGCCCGCCCGCTTCCCAACATCCCCGTTGCTGTCAATCCCGCGCCGGAGATGTCGTTACGTGAGTCAAAGCCTCGTGACATTCGCCGGATCCAGCGTCCCGGCGATGATCTGCACAAGACGGCAGCGGCGGCAAAAAACCCAATGACCGAAAAGTCCGATGCAAAAGGGAATCGTAAGGACGGCGGTTGGCGATTCGTTGTCGTCGGCGCCGGCGACACCGTCAGCAGCATCGCTCGCCGCAACCGTATCCCGGAAGAGGTGGTGCGCAGCGTCAACAAGCTCTCCACCGATGACACCCTACGGGCAGGCCAGACGCTGATGCTTCCCCGGCACTGGATGTAA
- a CDS encoding threonine/serine exporter family protein, giving the protein MERHDVLRLAMDAGEIMLVNGGETYRVEDTIRRICQAGGLSGAEAFVTPTGIFLSVDGAGGDPPLSLVRRIPQRTIDLSKIAGVNDFSRRFAAGRMAVDEGMQELAAIRREVTHNHGRTLLASAVGAAAATLLLGGSLADLFPAALVGAVTMGLLDRLTVLQTTHFIKEFAGGAIAAVIALLLSESVRLAGGQAGLLHPDKIILGTLYLLVPGVTFTNAVRDLIAGDLVSGAVRGLDALLVAGALAGGSGFVLAFWGGGF; this is encoded by the coding sequence ATGGAACGTCATGATGTGCTCCGCCTGGCCATGGATGCCGGGGAAATCATGCTTGTCAACGGTGGGGAGACCTATCGTGTCGAGGACACGATCCGGCGGATCTGCCAGGCCGGGGGATTGTCCGGCGCTGAAGCCTTTGTCACCCCGACGGGTATTTTTCTGTCTGTCGACGGCGCAGGCGGTGATCCGCCCCTGTCGCTGGTACGGCGAATTCCCCAAAGGACGATCGACCTCAGCAAGATCGCCGGGGTCAACGACTTCTCCCGCCGTTTCGCCGCCGGGCGGATGGCGGTGGACGAAGGGATGCAGGAACTGGCGGCCATCCGTCGCGAGGTAACCCATAACCATGGGCGCACATTGTTGGCGTCGGCCGTCGGCGCTGCCGCGGCGACGTTGCTGCTCGGGGGATCTCTCGCCGACCTCTTTCCGGCTGCCCTCGTCGGCGCCGTCACCATGGGTCTGTTGGACCGGTTGACGGTCTTGCAAACAACCCACTTTATCAAGGAATTTGCCGGCGGCGCCATTGCCGCCGTGATCGCCTTGCTGCTCTCAGAGTCGGTCCGCCTGGCCGGGGGACAAGCAGGGCTGTTGCATCCCGACAAAATCATCCTGGGCACCCTCTACCTGCTGGTGCCGGGCGTGACCTTCACCAATGCCGTCCGCGATCTGATCGCCGGCGACCTGGTCTCCGGGGCGGTGCGGGGGCTCGACGCGCTGCTCGTGGCCGGGGCGTTGGCCGGCGGCAGCGGCTTCGTGCTGGCCTTCTGGGGAGGCGGTTTTTGA